Sequence from the Methanobacteriaceae archaeon genome:
AGTCCAAAAACCAAAAAAAATTATGAGTCAGCCTCTTAATTAAATAAAAATTAAATGATAAGTATCTGAGTAAAATTTACACATGAAATAACTTATAATTAAATCTAAACATAATTAATCTAAAGCATAGAAAATTAAATAATATACAATTTAATGCTAATCTAAATAATGATTTTTTATGATTTTAATAATCGTAAGATAGAAGATAGAATAATAAATAAATAATGTGGGGATAGAATGGGCCTGGAAAATTTGATAAAAGCTGCTTATAAAGAATCTGTGGACAGAACTCGTAGAGGAGATAAGTTAGAGGAGATAGAATCCATTCAAGATTATATAACATCTTCTAAAAGAATTATTGTGCCTAACTGGAATCAGGCAAAAGTAAATGTAATAAACGAAGTTTTAAATGAATTTAAACTGTCAGAAGCAGAACATTTGAAATTCCACACTAATTCTGCAGACTTATCTCGAATGCCCGCCATCACTAAAGCCCAGATGGCACTGGATTTATATGATTGTGATTTAGTAATAGCTCGTGGCCGATTAGGAGTTCCGGGATCAGGTTCTTTAATGGTTATTTTAGATTCTAAAGGGCGTATTCTGACAGGGACCACATCCCCATCCCACGTAG
This genomic interval carries:
- a CDS encoding DUF3236 domain-containing protein gives rise to the protein MGLENLIKAAYKESVDRTRRGDKLEEIESIQDYITSSKRIIVPNWNQAKVNVINEVLNEFKLSEAEHLKFHTNSADLSRMPAITKAQMALDLYDCDLVIARGRLGVPGSGSLMVILDSKGRILTGTTSPSHVVHNKDLKDAVRDEITICLERIGFKK